In Candidatus Oleimmundimicrobium sp., the genomic stretch ATTGTCGATGAAACGCACCAGCGACACCCTGGCCTTGCCCTCGACCAGCACCTTGACCGTGCCATCGGGCAGCTTGAGAAGCTGCAACACGCTGGCCAGCACACCCACCTCGAACATACCCTCGGGGCCCGGGTCCTCGGCGGCGTGATCGATCTGCGCAACCAGCAGGATCTGCTTGTCCTCGCGCATCACCGCCTCAAGCGCGCGCACCGATTTGTCACGTCCCACGAACAGCGGAACGATCATGTGCGGAAACACCACCATGTCGCGCAACGGCAAGACCGGATATGTGTTTGTTTCGACTGCCATCTACCTACCTCTATTCTTCCACGCGGGCAGCATGCCGTATCATGCCCCCCGATCATGCCAACATCTGGGGTATCCCACCCCTGAATTCAACACGCCACCGGCACGGTTATGTTTCCGGTATATGGCAAATCTTAGGCCCGGCCGGGTGATTTTCCCGGCAGAAGACATCATGGTTACCATTCCGTCAACAAAGACTGTACCAGACCGGAGCGCCGCCAATGGTGCATCAGATCCTCGCCACAGCGCCTTGACGCAACCAGCGAGAACGGTTGCGGGCCAATCCCGGTCACACCCATGCCGCCCAGACCGGCAGTGCCATCGGCACCAAAGACATGGCCTGCGCTGAACACCACCATCTCGTCAACCAGCCCGGCGCGCATCAGACTGGCGGCAAGCCCGCCGCCACCCTCGCAAAACACCCGCGTGATGCCCCGCGCCCCCAGCTGCTGCAACGCATTGGCGATGTCCAGCCGCCCCAGACCATCCAGATCGCAGG encodes the following:
- a CDS encoding LON peptidase substrate-binding domain-containing protein, which encodes MAVETNTYPVLPLRDMVVFPHMIVPLFVGRDKSVRALEAVMREDKQILLVAQIDHAAEDPGPEGMFEVGVLASVLQLLKLPDGTVKVLVEGKARVSLVRFIDN